A part of Miscanthus floridulus cultivar M001 chromosome 6, ASM1932011v1, whole genome shotgun sequence genomic DNA contains:
- the LOC136459656 gene encoding histone deacetylase HDT2-like, producing YIGKEVKPGATFSCKVSDDLVIHLSQAALGEPKKASENVIVSVKIDDKKLVLGTLSVEKHPQISCDLVFDKDFELSHNSKIASVFFCCYKSPVPQFESYSGEDSSDEELETNQIPRIEISVAKVPVKGGTKVESSSSDDDDDFTDSESDSEMSNEDDSSDEDEVSSGADPSDDSSDDSGSEEQTPTPKKTNVVVGKKRAIQTEAPFGKKAKSEQSAQKTGDKKVSTHSAKQSSKTPTDKSTKTPTADKKSPKSISHACKSCNKSFSSASGLESHQKAKKHEA from the exons GCTGCACTAGGGGAACCAAAGAAAGCGAGTGAGAATGTCATTGTGTCTGTCAAAATCGACGATAAGAAGCTAGTGCTTGGAACCTTATCGGTTGAGAAGCATCCTCAGATATCATGTGATCTTGTCTTTGATAAAGATTTTGAGCTATCTCACAATTCAAAAATAGCTAGTGTTTTCTTCTGTTGCTACAAGTCTCCTGTTCCTCAGTTTGA GTCTTATTCTGGTGAAGATAGTTCAGATGAAGAGCTAGAAACCAACCAAATTCCAAGAATTG AAATTTCTGTGGCAAAGGTTCCAGTGAAGGGTGGTACAAAAGTTGAATCAtcttctagtgatgatgatgatgatttcactgatagtgagagtgatagtgaaaTGTCTAATGAAGATGACTccagtgatgaagatgaagtgtCAAGTGGTGCAGATCCTAgtgatgattctagtgatgattcTGGTTCGGAAGAACAGACTCCTACCCCAAAGAAG ACTAATGTAGTAGTTGGCAAGAAGAGAGCTATTCAAACTGAGGCACCTTTTGGTAAGAAGGCTAAGTCTGAACAATCTGCTCAGAAAACAG GTGACAAGAAGGTCTCAACTCATTCTGCAAAGCAGTCTAGCAAGACTCCTACAGACAAATCTACGAAGACCCCCACAGCTGACAAGAAGTCCCCCAAATCTATTAGCCATGCCTGCAAGTCATGCAACAA ATCTTTCAGCAGTGCGTCAGGACTTGAGTCTCATCAGAAGGCAAAGAAGCATGAAGCCTAG